In Coccidioides posadasii str. Silveira chromosome 4, complete sequence, one genomic interval encodes:
- the DIB1_1 gene encoding U4/U6-U5 snRNP complex subunit dib1 (EggNog:ENOG410PMYK~COG:A,D~BUSCO:14875at33183), giving the protein MGSVVLPHLPTAWHVDQAILSEEDRLVVIRFGRDWDKDCMAQDEVLYKVADRVKNFAVIYLCDIDQVPDFKQMYELYDPMTIMFFFRNKHMMCDFGTGNNNKLNWVLEDKQELIDIIEAIYRGAKKGRGLVVSPKDYSTRYRY; this is encoded by the exons ATGGGTTCTGTTGTTCTTCCACACTTGCCTACAGCTTGGCATGTCGACCAAGCTATTCTTTCTGAAGAGGATAGGCTGGTTGTCATTCGTTTTGGACGCGACTGGGACAAAGACT GCATGGCCCAGGATGAAGTTCTTTACAAAGTTGCAGACCGTGTGAAAAACTTTGCTGTCATTTATCTTTGCGATATTGACCAGGTTCCGGATTTCAAGCAGATGTACGAACTTTACGACCCGATGACAATCATGTTCTTTTTTCGCAACAAGCATATGATGTGCGACTTTGGCACGGGAAACAATAATAAATTGAACTGGGTGCTTGAGGACAAGCAGGAGTTGATTGATATTATAGAGGCAATTTACAGAGGCGCTAAGAAGGGGAGGGGCTTGGTTGTTAGTCCAAAGG ACTATTCCACGAGATATCGTTATTAA
- the DIB1_2 gene encoding U4/U6-U5 snRNP complex subunit dib1 (EggNog:ENOG410PMYK~COG:A), with product MFTCFLLEELIYSYAVRTLLALMYMIIHTDPGAINAARNDCSLQPITSAERTAIGVEDALPKTLAGIMALSYQYNNGTTKEPAGSAPSLLLPTQFTSEGCKSDNSDEASELPDEQQIFVTYKPLLEKKSKGKLIKGVSLRNIVISHKRAAESLVERLGIDTIVKTLKSLVQKGVFHSESKAKEQFPTLFETSSTQAAEHPQSEENALEPGSEILEQVSLLDQETPQKDEVQPAGEVDIAEETKTRNSTPRKPLATTNYGALDAQCSGTNIPGTKVRSLFPPYIPYKVQHAILSKIQTLLEKSCYEFTSKWAPALASERGWDCPEAIELNRWTGNMYYRLKNLPDGALDNRYNSDISSVFASLCGLRHAAVHRLHVSVRGLDDMIHNAIIFTGMIRDTTRECQLNELHLELKRITRSQELHLHFLENRLKDEFTKIRELREELNRREQRALDAMLRENNENRFLVGELLEESFGKVFNSGLEDEKLEFDASSKKQRLPELGNNDENEVIMSQAKKDDGVLTMKDASPNLPRTQMKLKSPLPEGETATLEAELPDELSRVDGSTPDDRSVKPAEMLPALEDSAKSSPGKNAELEDAVTDSHASNPAPEFGGSERQVDEDEKESKDAQSLFQRGEQRDGQELALDNTRPGELEAESADVKSNQACMASIPSFGGSGDPISNRNQNGCLTA from the exons ATGTTCACGTGTTTCTTATTGGAAGAGCTGATTTATTCCTATGCGGTGAGAACCCTCCTGGCTTTAATGTATATGATTATACATACAGACCCTGGCGCGATCAATGCAGCGAGAAATGATTGCT CGCTACAGCCGATCACCTCTGCAGAGAGGACAGCTATCGGCGTCGAGGATGCTCTGCCGAAGACCCTTGCAGGTATCATGGCGCTGTCCTATCAGTACAATAACGGGACCACGAAGGAACCGGCCGGTAGCGCACCATCACTACTTTTACCGACTCAATTTACAT CCGAAGGCTGTAAAAGCGACAACAGTGATGAGGCTTCTGAACTTCCAGACGAACAACAGATCTTCGTCACATACAAACCTCTTCTTGAGAAGAAAAGTAAGGGAAAACTTATAAAGGGTGTTTCCCTTAGAAATATTGTCATCAGTCACAAACGGGCTGCAGAGTCCCTGGTTGAAAGACTCGGAATTGATACGATTGTTAAGACCCTAAAATCTCTTGTGCAGAAGGGCGTGTTTCATTCCGAGTCAAAAGCCAAAGAACAATTCCCAACTTTGTTTGAGACTTCATCCACGCAAGCTGCAGAGCATCCTCAATCGGAGGAAAACGCGCTCGAGCCGGGGAGTGAAATCCTTGAGCAAGTGAGCCTTTTAGATCAAGAAACCCCGCAAAAGGACGAGGTTCAACCTGCCGGTGAAGTGGATATTGCCGAAGAGACAAAAACCCGAAATTCTACTCCGCGTAAGCCGTTAGCGACGACTAATTACGGTGCCTTGGATGCGCAGTGCTCTGGAACCAATATTCCGGGGACGAAAGTTCGCTCGTTGTTCCCGCCATATATCCCGTACAAGGTCCAGCACGCCATTCTTTCGAAAATTCAAACTTTACTGGAAAAGAGTTGCTATGAATTCACTTCAAAGTGGGCACCTGCACTGGCGTCCGAGAGAGGATGGGATTGTCCTGAGGCTATCGAATTGAATAGGTGGACGGGAAACATGTATTATCGACTCAAAAATCTGCCGGACGGTGCTCTGGACAATAGATATAACTCGGACATATCCTCTGTGTTCGCCTCCTTATGTGGACTTCGACATGCCGCCGTGCACCGGCTGCATGTTAGTGTCAGGGGATTAGATGACATGATCCACAATGCTATAATTTTCACCGGCATGATTCGGGACACTACCAGGGAGTGTCAGTTGAACGAGCTGCATCTCGAACTTAAGAGGATCACGCGATCGCAAGAGTTACACTTGCATTTCCTCGAAAACCGATTAAAGGATGAATTCACCAAGATACGAGAATTAAGAGAGGAACTGAATAGGAGGGAGCAAAGAGCTTTAGACGCCATGCTAAGAGAAAATAACGAGAATCGATTTCTAGTTGGAGAGTTGTTAGAAGAATCCTTTGGCAAAGTTTTCAACAGTGGCCTCGAAGATGAGAAGCTGGAATTCGACGCGAGCAGTAAGAAACAGAGACTGCCAGAATTGGGAAACAATGATGAAAATGAGGTCATTATGTCGCAAGCGAAAAAAGATGACGGGGTCCTGACTATGAAGGATGCATCCCCTAATTTACCTAGAACTCAAATGAAGCTAAAATCCCCACTACCCGAAGGCGAAACCGCAACATTAGAGGCAGAACTCCCGGATGAACTGTCAAGAGTTGATGGATCGACACCGGACGACCGCTCAGTAAAGCCCGCTGAGATGTTGCCAGCATTGGAAGATTCGGCTAAAAGTTCTCCAGGCAAGAATGCAGAACTTGAGGACGCAGTGACTGACAGTCATGCGTCAAATCCGGCTCCAGAATTTGGTGGTTCAGAACGACAGGTTGATGAGGACGAAAAGGAGTCCAAGGATGCTCAATCATTATTTCAGAGAGGGGAGCAACGTGATGGGCAGGAACTTGCATTAGACAATACCCGGCCTGGAGAACTGGAAGCTGAAAG CGCCGACGTCAAATCCAACCAAGCTTGCATGGCCAGCATCCCCAGTTTCGGAGGTAGTGGGGATCCCATCAGCAACAGAAACCAGAACGGTTGCCTCACCGCCTGA
- the DIB1_2 gene encoding U4/U6-U5 snRNP complex subunit dib1, variant 2 (EggNog:ENOG410PMYK~COG:A): protein MALSYQYNNGTTKEPAGSAPSLLLPTQFTSEGCKSDNSDEASELPDEQQIFVTYKPLLEKKSKGKLIKGVSLRNIVISHKRAAESLVERLGIDTIVKTLKSLVQKGVFHSESKAKEQFPTLFETSSTQAAEHPQSEENALEPGSEILEQVSLLDQETPQKDEVQPAGEVDIAEETKTRNSTPRKPLATTNYGALDAQCSGTNIPGTKVRSLFPPYIPYKVQHAILSKIQTLLEKSCYEFTSKWAPALASERGWDCPEAIELNRWTGNMYYRLKNLPDGALDNRYNSDISSVFASLCGLRHAAVHRLHVSVRGLDDMIHNAIIFTGMIRDTTRECQLNELHLELKRITRSQELHLHFLENRLKDEFTKIRELREELNRREQRALDAMLRENNENRFLVGELLEESFGKVFNSGLEDEKLEFDASSKKQRLPELGNNDENEVIMSQAKKDDGVLTMKDASPNLPRTQMKLKSPLPEGETATLEAELPDELSRVDGSTPDDRSVKPAEMLPALEDSAKSSPGKNAELEDAVTDSHASNPAPEFGGSERQVDEDEKESKDAQSLFQRGEQRDGQELALDNTRPGELEAERSVVQDQEPNPLKPLDSQPRLLAPTSNPTKLAWPASPVSEVVGIPSATETRTVASPPEKPTDEMATGSSTQPLTAKGSAQQLISGPKSTSQMKQCYIL from the exons ATGGCGCTGTCCTATCAGTACAATAACGGGACCACGAAGGAACCGGCCGGTAGCGCACCATCACTACTTTTACCGACTCAATTTACAT CCGAAGGCTGTAAAAGCGACAACAGTGATGAGGCTTCTGAACTTCCAGACGAACAACAGATCTTCGTCACATACAAACCTCTTCTTGAGAAGAAAAGTAAGGGAAAACTTATAAAGGGTGTTTCCCTTAGAAATATTGTCATCAGTCACAAACGGGCTGCAGAGTCCCTGGTTGAAAGACTCGGAATTGATACGATTGTTAAGACCCTAAAATCTCTTGTGCAGAAGGGCGTGTTTCATTCCGAGTCAAAAGCCAAAGAACAATTCCCAACTTTGTTTGAGACTTCATCCACGCAAGCTGCAGAGCATCCTCAATCGGAGGAAAACGCGCTCGAGCCGGGGAGTGAAATCCTTGAGCAAGTGAGCCTTTTAGATCAAGAAACCCCGCAAAAGGACGAGGTTCAACCTGCCGGTGAAGTGGATATTGCCGAAGAGACAAAAACCCGAAATTCTACTCCGCGTAAGCCGTTAGCGACGACTAATTACGGTGCCTTGGATGCGCAGTGCTCTGGAACCAATATTCCGGGGACGAAAGTTCGCTCGTTGTTCCCGCCATATATCCCGTACAAGGTCCAGCACGCCATTCTTTCGAAAATTCAAACTTTACTGGAAAAGAGTTGCTATGAATTCACTTCAAAGTGGGCACCTGCACTGGCGTCCGAGAGAGGATGGGATTGTCCTGAGGCTATCGAATTGAATAGGTGGACGGGAAACATGTATTATCGACTCAAAAATCTGCCGGACGGTGCTCTGGACAATAGATATAACTCGGACATATCCTCTGTGTTCGCCTCCTTATGTGGACTTCGACATGCCGCCGTGCACCGGCTGCATGTTAGTGTCAGGGGATTAGATGACATGATCCACAATGCTATAATTTTCACCGGCATGATTCGGGACACTACCAGGGAGTGTCAGTTGAACGAGCTGCATCTCGAACTTAAGAGGATCACGCGATCGCAAGAGTTACACTTGCATTTCCTCGAAAACCGATTAAAGGATGAATTCACCAAGATACGAGAATTAAGAGAGGAACTGAATAGGAGGGAGCAAAGAGCTTTAGACGCCATGCTAAGAGAAAATAACGAGAATCGATTTCTAGTTGGAGAGTTGTTAGAAGAATCCTTTGGCAAAGTTTTCAACAGTGGCCTCGAAGATGAGAAGCTGGAATTCGACGCGAGCAGTAAGAAACAGAGACTGCCAGAATTGGGAAACAATGATGAAAATGAGGTCATTATGTCGCAAGCGAAAAAAGATGACGGGGTCCTGACTATGAAGGATGCATCCCCTAATTTACCTAGAACTCAAATGAAGCTAAAATCCCCACTACCCGAAGGCGAAACCGCAACATTAGAGGCAGAACTCCCGGATGAACTGTCAAGAGTTGATGGATCGACACCGGACGACCGCTCAGTAAAGCCCGCTGAGATGTTGCCAGCATTGGAAGATTCGGCTAAAAGTTCTCCAGGCAAGAATGCAGAACTTGAGGACGCAGTGACTGACAGTCATGCGTCAAATCCGGCTCCAGAATTTGGTGGTTCAGAACGACAGGTTGATGAGGACGAAAAGGAGTCCAAGGATGCTCAATCATTATTTCAGAGAGGGGAGCAACGTGATGGGCAGGAACTTGCATTAGACAATACCCGGCCTGGAGAACTGGAAGCTGAAAGGTCAGTGGTGCAAGACCAAGAACCCAATCCCCTTAAACCTTTGGATTCACAACCACGTCTATTAGCGCCGACGTCAAATCCAACCAAGCTTGCATGGCCAGCATCCCCAGTTTCGGAGGTAGTGGGGATCCCATCAGCAACAGAAACCAGAACGGTTGCCTCACCGCCTGAAAAGCCAACTGATGAAATGGCGACTGGATCGTCAACTCAGCCCTTGACAGCCAAGGGAAGTGCACAGCAACTGATCTCCGGTCCTAAATCCACGTCCCAGATGAAACAATGTTATATTTTATGA
- a CDS encoding uncharacterized protein (EggNog:ENOG410PG7J~COG:O~TransMembrane:1 (i41-60o)~MEROPS:MER0011422) yields the protein MSTMSARDNEKGSARSQPSHAAASEIENVPRPSRQQSWTGTMIKVFIICACAGIVSKYIIPLDSIFKSVHIDPHDYATRANRILSTTPLIDGHNDLPYLIRLETKNKIYDHEKLPFRTGLLSHTDQIKIQEGKLGGQFWSVFVECATDPNAEIDDPTWAVRDTLEQIDVTKRLVQEYPDLLEYCESASCAKAAFKRGKVGSFLGIEGGHQIGNSLASLRQVYDLGVRYITVTHNCDNAFATAASTVAVGKPDLGLTDFGREFVKEMNRLGMLVDLSHVSHQTMRDILSVTKAPVMFSHSSSYALSKHLRNVPDDVLNGVTKNGGVVMVTFVPSFLKVDDPASATIHDAVDHILHVAKVAGWDHVGIGSDFDGTADVPEGLENVSKYPRLIELLLERGVTDEQARKLIGENILRVWSNVEEIAENIRALGEKPNEETWSGRKWTAAIDIPMPFMFKDSADKRKEL from the exons ATGTCCACCATGTCGGCCCGCGACAATGAAAAAGGCTCGGCGCGGTCTCAGCCGAGTCACGCAGCGGCGTCCGAAATCGAAAATGTGCCGAGACCTTCCCGGCAACAGTCTTGGACGGGTACTATGATAAAGGTTTTTATAATTTGCGCGTGCGCTGGAATAGTATCTAAATACATAATCCCTCTGGACTCTATCTTTAAGTCTGTTCACATAGACCCTCACGACTATGCTACGAGAGCGAATCGAATACTGTCGACCACGCCACTAATTGACGGACATAATGATCTTCCATATCTTATTCGACTAGAGACAAAGAACAAGATCTACGATCATGAAAAATTGCCGTTTCGAACCGGTTTGCTAAGTCATACGGACCAGATAAAGATCCAGGAGGGGAAGCTTGGAGGTCAGTTTTGGAGTGTCTTTGTCGAGTGCGCGACAGACCCAAATGCGGAGATTGATGATCCCACG TGGGCGGTCAGAGATACGCTTGAGCAGATTGATGTCACGAAACGACTCGTGCAAGAGTACCCTGACCTTCTCGAGTACTGCGAATCGGCATCTTGCGCCAAAGCTGCGTTTAAAAGAGGAAAGGTTGGCAGTTTCCTGGGAATCGAG GGAGGTCATCAAATCGGAAATTCGCTTGCTTCACTAAGACAAGTGTATGATCTTGGTGTACGCTACATCACCGTAACACATAATTGTGACAATGCGTTTGCCACTGCAGCCTCAACCGTCGCTGTTGGGAAACCAGATCTTGGTCTGACGGATTTCGGTCGCGAATTCGTCAAAGAGATGAACCGCCTTGGCATGCTGGTTGACCTATCCCACGTGTCCCATCAGACCATGCGAGATATCCTATCTGTGACAAAGGCTCCTGTTATGTTCTCGCATTCCTCTTCGTACGCGCTCTCTAAGCACCTCAGGAACGTACCTGATGATGTGCTGAATGGTGTTACCAAAAATGGCGGTGTTGTAATGGTTACATTCGTACCCTCATTCCTAAAAGTGGATGATCCTGCTTCTGCAACTATTCACGATGCAGTTGACCATATCCTCCATGTAGCAAAGGTGGCGGGGTGGGATCATGTTGGCATTGGCTCTGACTTTGATGGTACTGCGGATGTTCCCGAAGGTCTTGAG AATGTCTCAAAGTACCCGCGGCTTATTGAGCTTTTACTTGAGCGTGGAGTAACGGATGAGCAAGCTCGAAAGTTGATCGGAGAGAATATCCTCCGTGTCTGGTCAAATGTTGAAGAAATAGCCGAGAATATCAGAGCACTGGGGGAGAAGCCCAATGAGGAGACTTGGTCTGGTAGGAAATGGACAGCGGCAATCGATATTCCGATGCCGTTTATGTTTAAAGATAGCGCAGATAAACGAAAAGAATTGTAA
- a CDS encoding uncharacterized protein (EggNog:ENOG410QE8P~BUSCO:11830at33183) gives MAVLSLPGFTTLKTIIEWCVSQCTWRNAVFIYVLFNLKSAPFSWHVRLFFHLFRRIRWQPHVYPDPKLRSDSKTCLEPHLHPIFMPAGLTSRAPLWETDYNCHKSNSTYFSDLDIARTVLVTNLYTPGFGILRKEMDTEVDEDGKPKYPRGRLAVMLGSVHCTFKKEIKPYERYEMQSKVAGWDEKWMYVLTFFLRPEKRKGEGKTLLAVGVSKYVTKKGRLTIRPEKVLRASGLLPPRPDGEVSATVSLETPASGEAVNVEDGLEESALREVLTLGESTNLDLAVLENDKKARSSWDGSMWTWEKIEQERLRGLEIVQGFINMDAKLYEEAASVL, from the exons ATGGCTGTCCTGTCCCTTCCTGGTTTCACTACCTTAAAGACCATCATAGAATGGTGCGTATCGCAATGCACATGGAGAAACGCCGTTTTCATATACGTCTTGTTCAATCTCAAGTCTGCACCGTTTTCATGGCAT GTccgcctcttcttccatctcTTCCGCCGTATTCGCTGGCAACCGCATGTCTACCCCGACCCCAAACTCCGATCCGATTCCAAGACATGCCTGGAGCCGCATCTCCACCCCATATTCATGCCAGCCGGTTTAACTAGCCGCGCTCCACTTTGGGAGACAGACTATAACTGCCACAAATCGAACAGCACCTACTTTTCTGACCTTGACATCGCCCGTACTGTTCTAGTAACGAATCTCTACACACCCGGTTTTGGGATCCTCCGAAAGGAGATGGATACGGAGGTTGACGAGGACGGGAAACCGAAGTACCCCCGTGGTAGACTGGCAGTGATGCTGGGTAGCGTGCACTGCACCTTTAAAAAGGAAATCAAGCCTTATGAACGCTATGAGATGCAGAGCAAAGTTGCCGGATGGGACGAGAAGTGGATGTACGTTTTGACATTCTTCCTTCGACCGGAGAAACGTAAGGGTGAGGGAAAGACGCTTCTTGCCGTGGGAGTGAGTAAATACGTGACGAAAAAAGGTCGCTTGACTATTCGCCCTGAGAAGGTCCTGAGAGCAAGTGGATTGCTACCTCCACGCCCCGATGGGGAAGTTTCAGCAACGGTGTCGTTGGAAACACCGGCTAGTGGAGAAGCAGTTAATGTAGAAGATGGGTTGGAGGAGTCTGCTCTCCGGGAGGTGTTGACACTCGGTGAAAGCACTAATTTGGATCTGGCGGTGTTGGAGAATGATAAGAAGGCCCGCTCCTCGTGGGACGGTTCGATGTGGACCTGGGAGAAAATCGAGCAGGAGAGGCTGCGGGGGCTGGAGATCGTGCAGGGCTTTATCAATATGGACGCGAAGTTGTATGAAGAGGCAGCGTCGGTTTTATAA
- a CDS encoding uncharacterized protein (EggNog:ENOG410PIQU~COG:S~TransMembrane:3 (o20-38i50-69o117-136i)~BUSCO:15515at33183), translating to MKLLTKEQEDAHYDAVVKGGSIGGVLGLIGGYAGVALASRRWTTIRTLTLPMKAFLVTSAGSFAAVIAADISSRDFDYSVHQEKRLVTERQERLRNEQWARMTTMERVMDFARREKYKIIGATWVASMIGSFVLVGRNPYLSGQQKIVQARVYAQGLTLAVLCASAAFEIHDQRQGKGVLDALKAKKGKEASQVAQGSEDLWKDMVDAEEERMNRKKEKADPGH from the exons ATGAAGCTTCTCACCAAGGAACAGGAAGACGCGCACTACGA TGCTGTCGTCAAGGGTGGCTCGATCGGTGGTGTCCTCGGCCTGATCGGGGGATACGCCGGTGTAGCACTTGCTTCTCGACGCTGGACAACCATCCGAACTCTCACACTACCCATGAAAGCCTTCCTCGTCACCTCTGCCGGCAGTTTTGCTGCCGTCATCGCTGCCGATATCAGCTCGCGAGATTTTGACTACAGCGTGCATCAGGAAAAGCGCCTTGTCACCGAGCGACAGGAGCGCCTGCGGAACGAGCAATGGGCGAGGATGACGACGATGGAGCGAGTCATGGATTTCGCTCGCAGGGAGAAGTATAAGATTATCGGTGCCACTTGGGTTGCTAGCATGATTGGCTCGTTTGTTTTGGTGGGGAGAAATCCGTACTTGAGTGGACAGCAGAAGATCGTGCAGGCTCGTGTCTATGCGCAGGGTCTGACACTGGCGGTGCTGTGTGCCTCCGCGGCTTTCGAGATTCATGACCAGAGACAGGGCAAAGGCGTCTTGGACGCTTTGAAGGCCAAAAAGGGCAAAGAGGCAAGCCAAGTAGCGCAGGGCAGTGAGGATTTATGGAAGGACATGGTTGACGCTGAAGAAGAGCGGATGAATCgcaagaaggagaaggccgATCCCGGCCACTGA
- the SEY1_1 gene encoding Dynamin-like GTPase that mediates homotypic ER fusion (EggNog:ENOG410PHCS~COG:Z~TransMembrane:2 (i480-498o504-522i)), giving the protein MRFREGHRDPSKGNKTEGGIFLSEYHRRIPADGFAVYAEGIWDQIVNNKDLDLPTQQELLAQFRCDEISREVLVAFDEAVVPFETKQAEAAQSGNPEVFAGLGPAMKNARVKTLGAFETEASRYHKRVFQMKRAELEDKMDTRLKVLFSGQLTAAHKSGIAQFSDAVSAAVKAGQKKGASYDFADIVNKEKKIALERFEDDAKATVIEGACWSNYTQELALYQKDLEKISAQLRKDEMRRLATRVERWVRSRLGESVGLEFNALGSGRGGSGAPETGDKPSEDTIWDRIWSIFVATVLEAEQRFTERASSFDASLEEVDVGLWRLRRKAWGVLRSKIDEEMMEGNLLLKLRENFEDKFRYDSAGVPRIWRPTDDIEGLYTKARESTLTLIPLLSRFRLQETNATPQLDRWVGYTPSAATPADEEDLVPIGGVDDDGKSLEEEMTMLSETKRQDLTVRFKKAADGVYVEAKRSAIGGMTQIPVYFYILLLALGWNEIIAVLRNPVYFFMLFLCSVAAYIIYQLNLWGPMVKMAEAASHQAVEEGKKRLRDLLEPSDIGHHGMKYKNGTEEYEMSHVRRGRNATKINERDDDDEGEGEETW; this is encoded by the exons ATGCGTTTCCGTGAAGGACACCGAGATCCTTCCAAAGGTAATAAGACGGAGGGCGGGATATTTTTATCCGAGTACCATAGACGTATTCCTGCCGATGGCTTTGCTGTGTATGCTGAGGGTATATGGGATCAGATTGTGAACAATAAGGACCTGGATCTGCCAACTCAACAAGAACTACTGGCTCAGTTTCGTTGCGATGAGATCTCCCGCGAAGTCCTTGTCGCTTTTGACGAGGCCGTTGTTCCTTTTGAAACAAAACAGGCGGAAGCGGCTCAATCCGGAAATCCCGAAGTCTTCGCTGGCCTTGGTCCAGCAATGAAAAATGCAAGGGTGAAGACTCTAGGTGCTTTTGAGACGGAAGCTAGCCGCTATCACAAGCGCGTCTTTCAAATGAAAAGGGCAGAGCTGGAAGACAAAATGGACACTCGTCTCAAAGTTCTGTTCTCTGGTCAGCTTACCGCTGCCCACAAATCTGGTATCGCTCAATTTAGCGATGCTGTCTCCGCCGCTGTTAAAGCTGGACAAAAGAAAGGTGCAAGCTATGATTTTGCTGACATTGTAAAcaaggagaagaaaatcgCGCTAGAGAGATTCGAAGACGATGCAAAAGCCACTGTCATTGAGGGTGCTTGTTGGAGCAATTACACGCAAGAACTCGCCCTTTATCAGAAGGATCTCGAGAAGATCAGTGCGCAACTTAGAAAGGACGAAATGAGGCGCCTTGCGACGAGGGTTGAACGATGGGTGCGGTCTCGACTGGGCGAGTCCGTGGGGCTCGAATTCAATGCTCTTGGCTCGGGTAGAGGCGGTTCTGGCGCCCCCGAAACAGGCGATAAACCATCGGAAGACACCATTTGGGATAGAATATGGTCCATATTTGTTGCCACTGTTCTCGAGGCTGAGCAGAGATTCACTGAACGTGCCAGTAGCTTTGATGCTAGCTTAGAAGAGGTCGATGTTGGGTTATGGAGGTTGCGCAGAAAGGCTTGGGGGGTGCTGCGATCCAAGATTGACGAAGAGATGATGGAAGGTAACCTACTTTTAAAACTGCGAGAGAATTTTGAAGACAAGTTCCGATATGATTCGGCGGGTGTTCCGAGAATATGGCGGCCTACAGATGATATTGAGGGGCTGTATACCAAGGCCCGGGAGTCCACCCTCACCCTTATTCCCCTTTTATCCAGATTTCGCCTCCAGGAGACAAATGCGACTCCGCAACTTGATAGATGGGTTGGATACACCCCTAGTGCCGCAACCCCAGCCGACGAGGAGGACTTGGTCCCAATTGGCGGAGTTGACGATGACGGAAAAAGTTTGGAGGAAGAAATGACTATGCTCAGCGAGACCAAGAGGCAGGACTTGACAGTTCGATTTAAGAAGGCAGCCGACGGTGTTTATGTTGAAGCGAAGAGAAGTGCGATTGGCGGAATGACTCAGATTCCAGTGTACTTTTACATTTTATTGCTGGCACTTGGTTGGAATGAGATTATTGCTG TCCTTCGAAACCCTGTATATTTTTTTATGCTCTTCCTTTGCTCTGTCGCAGCCTATATCATCTACCAGCTCAATCTTTGGGGTCCTATGGTGAAAATGGCCGAGGCGGCTTCGCATCAAGCCGTGGAAGAAGGCAAGAAGAGACTTCGGGACCTCCTTGAGCCGTCAGACATCGGACACCACGGTATGAAATATAAGAACGGTACGGAGGAGTATGAGATGTCGCATGTCCGGCGTGGCCGGAATGCTACAAAGATCAATGAAAgagacgatgacgatgaaggTGAAGGTGAAGAAACATGGTAA
- the SEY1_2 gene encoding Dynamin-like GTPase that mediates homotypic ER fusion (EggNog:ENOG410PHCS~COG:Z), whose protein sequence is MVSNGHFASAEDDPVASYEHGVQVVDEDKEFNPNLSKYLAYEGVTPAGFNYHLISVFGSQSTGKSTLLNYLFGTHFSVMSETERRQTTKGIWMSKNKRQDSERENSLPHLQNNRMADNILVMDVEGTDGRERGEDQDFERKSALFALATSEVLIVNIWEHQVGLYQGANMGLLKTVFEVNMQLFLKDKKYGAPHYGLRLWETYSLMARMKIYPTVIAFLRDS, encoded by the exons ATGGTGTCCAACGGCCATTTCGCATCCGCAGAGGATGATCCTGTGGCAAGCTATGAGCATGGGGTGCAAGTGGTGGATGAGGACAAGGAGTTCAA TCCCAACCTCTCCAAGTACCTCGCTTACGAAGGCGTCACACCCGCCGGGTTTAATTACCATCTTATCTCTGTCTTTGGGTCCCAGTCTACCGGAAAATCTACTTTACTTAACTACCTCTTTGGCACACACTTCAGTGTCATGTCCGAAACCGAGAGACGACAGACTACGAAGGGAATATGGATGTCCAAGAATAAGCGCCAGGATTCTGAGCGGGAGAACAGCTTGCCTCATCTGCAGAATAACAGGATGGCCGATAACATACTTGTCATGGATGTTGAAGGTACCGATGGACGAGAGCGCGGCGAAGACCAGGATTTCGAGCGGAAAAGTGCGCTCTTTGCGCTTGCGACCAGCGAAGTGCTGATTGTTAATATTTGGGAACATCAAGTTGGGCTGTATCAGGGGGCAAATATGGGACTTTTGAAAACCGTATTTGAGGTCAATATGCAACTGTTCCTGAAAGACAAAAAGTATGGCGCCCCTCACTACGGTTTACGTTTATGGGAAACATATTCGCTGATGGCTCGGATGAAGATCTACCCCACGGTCATTGCTTTTCTTCGTGATTCGTGA